Sequence from the Lysobacter solisilvae genome:
GAACGTGCCCGACCTGCCGTGGGATCGGGTGGCCGGCTTCGAAGTGACCCGGCTGGGCAACCGCCACCGCGCCGAGCCCTGCATCCCGCAGCAGGACCCGCGCGGCCGGCAGTGGTGGTGGATCGGCCCGGCGGGATCGGAAGCCGACGCCGGCCCCGGCACCGATTTCCATGCGGTGCGCCGTGGTTTCATCTCCATCACGCCGATCCAGATCGACCTGACCCGCTACCAGGCGCTGGAACAGGTCGCCAGCTGGGTCAGCGGCCTCGCCGCGTCGCTGGGGAAGGCGGCATGACGATGCGCATGCGGCTGCAACCCGAGGCGATCGGCCAGGGCATGACCTCCCAGCGCGTGCGGGACCGCCTGGTCGACCGCCTGCGCGAGAACGGCATCGCCGACGAACGCGTGCTCAACGCGATCCGCACCGTGCCGCGCCACCTGTTCGTCGACGAGGCGCTGGCCACCCGCGCGTACGAAGACACCGCGCTGCCCATCGGCCATGGCCAGACCATCTCCCAGCCGTGGGTGGTGGCCCGCATGACCGAGGCGGTACTCGAGGCGGCCCCGGCGAAAGTGCTGGAGATCGGCACCGGCTCCGGCTACCAGGCCGCCGTGCTGGCCGCGTTGGGGCTCGAGGTCCACACCGTCGAACGCATTGGCGAACTGCTGCGCACCGCGCGCAAGCGCCTGCGCTCGCTGGGCATGAACGTGCGCAGCAAGCACGATGACGGCCGCATCGGCTGGCCCGAGAACGGCCCTTTCGACGCCATCCTGGTCACCGCCGCCGCGCCGGCGCTGGTCGATGCGCTCACCCAGCAGCTGGCACCGGGCGGCATCCTGGTCGCGCCGGTCGGCGGGGCGACGTCGCAGTCGCTGCTCAAGCTGCGCAAGGACGCCAACGGACAGATCACCCAGGAGTCGCTGGCGCCGGTCGTGTTCGTGCCCCTGCTGTCGGGGATGATCGATTGAAGATATTCGGGCCGTTGTACGACCGGGCGCTGGCCTGGGCTCGCCATCCCCGCGCGCCCGCCTACCTGACGGCGTTGAGCTTCGTCGAGGCGATCATCTTTCCGGTGATGCCGGAGGTGATGCTCGCGCCGATGTGCGTGGCCAAGCCGAAGCGGGCCTTCTGGTTCGCCACGCTGAGCCTGGCCGGCTCGATGGCGGGAGCAATCGTCGGGTACGCGCTGGGCCACTACGCCTTCGAGGCGGTCAAGCCGCTGTTCGCGGCGGTGGGCATGCTGGACGGCATCGAGGCCGGCATCGCGACCGTGCAGGCGAAGATGGCCGAATCGCCGTGGGCCGTGTTCTTCTTCCTGGTGCTCGGCGGCTTCATGCCGATCCCGATGAAGATATTCACCTGGGCGTCGGGCATCGTGGGCGTGCCGATGCTCCAGTATTTCCTCAGCATGCTGATCGGGCGGGGCAAGCGGGTATACCTGCTGGCCGCGGCGATCCGCATCGGCGGGCCGCGCGCGGAAGCCGCGCTGCGGCGTTACATCGAACCGATCGGCTGGGTGGCGAGCGTGCTGCTGGTGGTCGCATTGGGCTGGCTGATCTGGCACGCACGACAGGGCGCATGACCAAGACTTCGCACTATTTCCTTCTGTTGCTGGCCGCGGTATCGCTGGCCGCCTGCACCAGCACCGTGGTGCGCAAGCCGGCACAGGCGGACCGCCCGCCCGCCGCGCGGCCCGGCACGCCGCCGCCGCCGGCCGGCAGCGTCGCCGTCGTGAAGCGTGGGGACACGCTGTACGGCATCGCCTTCCGCAATGGCCTGGACGTGCGCGAGGTGGCGGCCTGGAACGGCATCGGCCCGCCTTACACGATCTACCCCGGACAGCGCCTTCGCCTGTCCCCGCGCGCCGGCGCCCGGGCGACCCCGTCGACCACCGCTGGCGCGACCCCGCGGCGGGCGGTTTCGCCCGGCACGAGCGCAGGCACCGGGCCCCGGACGCCCGCGGCGACGGCCGGTTCACCGGCGTCTGCCACCCCGCGGCCCACGCGGCCGCCCGCCACCCAGGGCACGACGCCTCCGCTTCCCACGCCCCCGGCGCAGCCCGTCGCAAGCAACTTCGACTGGCGCTGGCCCGCGCAGGGCAGCCTGTTGAACCGCTTCGTCGCCGGCGAGCCGACCCGGCAGGGCATCGACATCGGTGGCGAGAGTGGCGCCCCGGTGCAGGCGGCGGCCGACGGCGTGGTGGTGTATTCCGGTTCCGGCCTGGTGGGCTATGGCGAGCTGATCATCGTCAAGCACAACGACGCCTGGCTTTCGGCGTACGGACACAACCGGGCCCGGCTGGTCAACGAGGGCGCGATCGTGAAGGCCGGCCAGCAGATCGCCGTGATGGGCCGCACCGGCGCTCCCCGCGAAATGCTGCACTTCGAGATCCGCCACAACGGCCGTCCCGTGGATCCGATGCTCTACCTGCCGCGGCGCTAGCCCGGCCTGCCCAGGCACAGCGAGCTGGGCCGATGGAAGTCGCGGCCCCGGCCAGGCCAAGGCCATCAGGGCCGTCCGCCGCGAACCCGATATCGCGGCAAGGCCGCCTCAGGCGGCAGGAGTCAACACGAACGCCGCCACGACACGGCGGCCCTCGCTCGCCAGCACGTTGAAGGTGCGGGCGGCGGCGGCATTGGTCATGGCTTCCAGTCCGACGCCACGTGCGTGCGCGGCGGCGATGACCGCGGCGGGGAATACCTGGCGCTCGCCCGTGCCCAGCAGGATCACTTCCGGCTCAAGCGCCAGCACCGGTGCCAGGTCGGCCGGCTGGAGGGCGTGGATGTCGCGGACGGGCCAGTCCTCGATTAGGCGATCGGTGGCCAGGATGAAGCTGGCCGTGAGGCGGCGGTCATTCACCACCGCCAGCGCGCCATCGGCGCCGCGCAGCAGGAATTCGTGGTCCGGGTGTTCGAGGTTCAGTTGCATGGCGGGGCGGTAGGCGGCCCGGGCAGGCGAATGGGGTGGGGCTCAGGCCCGGGGCAGCACGATGTGCCGCTTGTCCTTGCTCTGGCGGTACAGGACCGCGGTGTGGCCGATGCGCTGGACCAGGCAGGCGTCGGTGCGCTGCGCGATGTCCTCGATCATGGCGTCGCGCCCGTCGCGGTCGTCGGCCGCCACCTTGATCTTGATCAGCTCGTGGTGCTCCAGGGCCTGGTCGACTTCGGCAATCAGCGAGTCGGTGATGCCCTTGCCGCCCACCTGCAGCATCGCCTTCAGGTCGTGCGCCTGCCCGCGCAGGAATCGGGTCTGGGCGGCGGTCAGGGCTGTGGGCATACGGGATCGGCACGGAGCGGAACGGGCACGCAGGGTAT
This genomic interval carries:
- a CDS encoding protein-L-isoaspartate(D-aspartate) O-methyltransferase, producing the protein MTMRMRLQPEAIGQGMTSQRVRDRLVDRLRENGIADERVLNAIRTVPRHLFVDEALATRAYEDTALPIGHGQTISQPWVVARMTEAVLEAAPAKVLEIGTGSGYQAAVLAALGLEVHTVERIGELLRTARKRLRSLGMNVRSKHDDGRIGWPENGPFDAILVTAAAPALVDALTQQLAPGGILVAPVGGATSQSLLKLRKDANGQITQESLAPVVFVPLLSGMID
- a CDS encoding YqaA family protein — translated: MKIFGPLYDRALAWARHPRAPAYLTALSFVEAIIFPVMPEVMLAPMCVAKPKRAFWFATLSLAGSMAGAIVGYALGHYAFEAVKPLFAAVGMLDGIEAGIATVQAKMAESPWAVFFFLVLGGFMPIPMKIFTWASGIVGVPMLQYFLSMLIGRGKRVYLLAAAIRIGGPRAEAALRRYIEPIGWVASVLLVVALGWLIWHARQGA
- a CDS encoding peptidoglycan DD-metalloendopeptidase family protein; translation: MTKTSHYFLLLLAAVSLAACTSTVVRKPAQADRPPAARPGTPPPPAGSVAVVKRGDTLYGIAFRNGLDVREVAAWNGIGPPYTIYPGQRLRLSPRAGARATPSTTAGATPRRAVSPGTSAGTGPRTPAATAGSPASATPRPTRPPATQGTTPPLPTPPAQPVASNFDWRWPAQGSLLNRFVAGEPTRQGIDIGGESGAPVQAAADGVVVYSGSGLVGYGELIIVKHNDAWLSAYGHNRARLVNEGAIVKAGQQIAVMGRTGAPREMLHFEIRHNGRPVDPMLYLPRR
- a CDS encoding Mth938-like domain-containing protein encodes the protein MQLNLEHPDHEFLLRGADGALAVVNDRRLTASFILATDRLIEDWPVRDIHALQPADLAPVLALEPEVILLGTGERQVFPAAVIAAAHARGVGLEAMTNAAAARTFNVLASEGRRVVAAFVLTPAA
- the yhbY gene encoding ribosome assembly RNA-binding protein YhbY, which translates into the protein MPTALTAAQTRFLRGQAHDLKAMLQVGGKGITDSLIAEVDQALEHHELIKIKVAADDRDGRDAMIEDIAQRTDACLVQRIGHTAVLYRQSKDKRHIVLPRA